A window from Streptomyces sp. NBC_00335 encodes these proteins:
- a CDS encoding acyl-CoA dehydrogenase family protein: MSSVEEFRTEVRSWLRTHLTGEFAALKGRGGPGREHEAFAERLAWERHMAAHGWTCVGWPVEYGGRGASTEQQIAFHEEYALADAPARVNHIGEQLLGPTLIAHGTEEQRRRFLPPIRAVEELWCQGYSEPDAGSDLANIRTRAALVDGAWVVDGQKIWTSLAHASQWCFVVARTEPGSRRHAGLSYLLVPMDQPGVEVRPIVQLTGTSEFNEVFFDGARTDAAHVVGAPGEGWAVAMATLGFERGVSTLGQQVGFRRELEDLAALAKRNGAMADPLIRDRLVRAWIGLETMRASALRPGVAPSTAKLYWARWHRDLGELAMDVCGAASLPAAGAHGDPYDLDDWQRLFLFSRSDTIYAGSDEIQRTIVAERILGLPKEVRA, encoded by the coding sequence ATGAGCAGCGTCGAGGAGTTCCGCACCGAGGTTCGGAGTTGGCTACGGACCCACCTCACCGGTGAGTTCGCCGCCCTCAAGGGCCGCGGCGGACCGGGCCGGGAGCACGAGGCCTTCGCCGAACGCCTCGCCTGGGAGCGGCACATGGCGGCGCACGGCTGGACCTGCGTGGGCTGGCCCGTCGAGTACGGCGGCCGCGGCGCGAGCACCGAGCAGCAGATCGCCTTCCACGAGGAGTACGCGCTGGCCGACGCGCCCGCGCGCGTGAACCACATAGGGGAGCAGCTCCTCGGCCCCACCCTCATCGCCCACGGCACCGAGGAGCAGCGGCGGCGCTTCCTGCCGCCCATCCGGGCCGTGGAGGAGCTGTGGTGCCAGGGCTACAGCGAGCCCGACGCCGGCTCGGACCTGGCCAACATCCGTACCCGGGCCGCCCTGGTGGACGGCGCGTGGGTGGTGGACGGCCAGAAGATCTGGACCTCCCTGGCCCACGCCTCCCAGTGGTGCTTCGTCGTCGCCCGCACCGAGCCGGGATCCCGCCGGCACGCGGGGCTGTCCTACCTCCTGGTCCCGATGGACCAGCCCGGGGTGGAGGTCCGGCCCATCGTGCAGCTGACCGGGACCTCGGAGTTCAACGAGGTCTTCTTCGACGGGGCCCGCACCGACGCCGCCCACGTCGTCGGCGCGCCCGGCGAGGGCTGGGCCGTCGCCATGGCCACCCTCGGCTTCGAGCGCGGGGTCTCCACCCTCGGCCAGCAGGTCGGCTTCCGCCGCGAGCTCGAAGACCTGGCCGCGCTGGCGAAGCGCAACGGCGCGATGGCCGATCCGCTGATCCGCGACCGGCTCGTCCGGGCCTGGATCGGCCTGGAGACCATGCGCGCCTCCGCGCTGCGGCCCGGGGTCGCGCCGTCCACGGCCAAGCTCTACTGGGCCCGCTGGCACCGGGACCTCGGCGAGCTCGCCATGGACGTCTGCGGAGCCGCCTCGCTGCCGGCGGCGGGGGCGCACGGGGACCCGTACGACCTCGACGACTGGCAGCGGCTCTTCCTCTTCTCCCGCTCCGACACCATCTACGCGGGCTCCGACGAGATCCAGCGCACCATCGTCGCCGAGCGCATCCTCGGCCTTCCCAAGGAGGTCCGGGCATGA
- a CDS encoding enoyl-CoA hydratase, with protein MPGEMSDETPVLYERRGPVAYVTMNRPRYRNAQNSAMTYALDDAFYRAADDPAVKVVVLAGAGEHFSAGHDIGTPERDAHLPFERRAGLWWDHSQRSGAESRFARESEVYLGMCRRWRELPKPLIASVHGACVAGGLMLAWVCDLIVASEDAFFADPVVRMGIPGVEYFAHPWAMPPRIAKEFLYTGDRMPARRAYEIGMVNRVVERAELTEATDRLALRIAEMPSFGLALTKRAVNQAEDLQGLHTGMDSVFGLHHLAHAHNAETAADSLGGMNISAMKEANS; from the coding sequence ATGCCCGGAGAGATGTCCGACGAAACCCCCGTGCTCTACGAGCGCCGCGGACCGGTCGCGTACGTGACCATGAACCGCCCCCGGTACCGCAACGCCCAGAACAGCGCGATGACCTACGCCCTCGACGACGCCTTCTACCGCGCCGCCGACGATCCCGCGGTCAAGGTCGTCGTCCTGGCCGGGGCCGGCGAGCACTTCTCGGCGGGCCACGACATCGGCACCCCGGAGCGCGACGCGCACCTGCCCTTCGAACGCCGGGCCGGCCTGTGGTGGGACCACTCCCAGCGCTCCGGCGCCGAATCCCGCTTCGCCCGCGAATCCGAGGTCTACCTCGGCATGTGCCGGCGCTGGCGCGAACTGCCCAAGCCCCTCATCGCCTCCGTCCACGGCGCGTGCGTGGCCGGCGGGCTGATGCTCGCCTGGGTCTGCGACCTGATCGTGGCCAGCGAGGACGCCTTCTTCGCCGACCCCGTCGTCCGCATGGGCATCCCCGGCGTCGAGTACTTCGCCCACCCGTGGGCCATGCCCCCGCGCATCGCCAAGGAATTCCTCTACACCGGCGACCGGATGCCCGCCCGCCGCGCCTACGAGATCGGCATGGTCAACCGTGTCGTCGAGCGGGCCGAACTGACGGAGGCCACCGACCGGCTCGCCCTGCGGATCGCCGAGATGCCCTCCTTCGGACTCGCCCTCACCAAGCGGGCCGTCAACCAGGCCGAGGACCTCCAGGGCCTGCACACCGGCATGGACTCCGTCTTCGGCCTGCACCACCTCGCGCACGCCCACAACGCCGAGACCGCGGCGGACTCGCTCGGCGGCATGAACATTTCGGCGATGAAGGAGGCGAACAGCTGA
- a CDS encoding acyl-CoA dehydrogenase family protein, which yields MDLNHAADVEAFRAEARDWLAAHVPATPLPSLETREGFAAHREWEALLHSARWSVVSWPEEYGGRGVDIEHWLVFEEEYWAAGAPGRVSQNGINLLAPTLFDHATDEQRARVLPSMASGETIWAQAWSEPESGSDLASLKSRAVRTEGGWLLSGQKTWSSRAAFADRAFGIFRTDPEAPKPHQGLTYLMFDLHAPGVTVRPIGRLDGKPAFAELFLDEVFVPDADVIGEPGQGWRIAMSTTGNERGLTLRAPGRFLAAADRLVELWQSHGDPADTALRDRVADAVVGARAYQLFTWANASRFAAGETIGAESSLNKVFWSQYDIALHESALDLLGPDAELADGAWAEPWIFSLAGPIYAGTNEIQRDIIAERLLGLPKGRR from the coding sequence ATGGACCTGAACCATGCGGCGGACGTGGAGGCCTTCCGGGCCGAGGCGCGCGACTGGCTGGCCGCCCACGTGCCCGCCACCCCCCTGCCCTCCCTGGAGACCCGCGAGGGCTTCGCCGCCCACCGGGAATGGGAGGCGCTCCTGCACTCCGCCCGCTGGTCGGTGGTGTCCTGGCCCGAGGAGTACGGCGGCCGCGGCGTGGACATCGAGCACTGGCTGGTCTTCGAGGAGGAGTACTGGGCCGCCGGCGCACCCGGCCGGGTCTCCCAGAACGGCATCAACCTGCTCGCCCCCACCCTCTTCGACCACGCCACCGACGAACAGCGCGCCCGCGTCCTGCCCTCCATGGCGAGCGGCGAGACCATCTGGGCCCAGGCCTGGTCGGAGCCCGAATCCGGCTCCGACCTCGCCTCCCTGAAGTCCCGCGCCGTGCGCACCGAAGGCGGCTGGCTGCTGTCCGGGCAGAAGACCTGGTCCTCACGGGCCGCCTTCGCCGACCGGGCCTTCGGGATCTTCCGCACCGACCCCGAAGCCCCCAAACCCCACCAGGGCCTCACCTATCTGATGTTCGACCTGCACGCCCCCGGGGTCACCGTGCGGCCCATCGGCCGCCTCGACGGCAAGCCCGCCTTCGCGGAACTCTTCCTCGACGAGGTCTTCGTCCCCGACGCGGACGTCATCGGGGAGCCCGGACAGGGCTGGCGGATCGCCATGTCCACCACCGGCAACGAGCGCGGGCTCACCCTGCGCGCCCCCGGCCGCTTCCTCGCCGCCGCCGACCGCCTCGTCGAGCTGTGGCAGAGCCACGGGGACCCCGCCGACACCGCGCTGCGCGACCGGGTCGCCGACGCGGTCGTCGGAGCGCGCGCCTACCAACTGTTCACCTGGGCCAACGCCTCCCGCTTCGCCGCCGGCGAGACGATCGGCGCCGAGTCCAGCCTGAACAAGGTGTTCTGGTCCCAGTACGACATCGCCCTGCACGAGAGCGCCCTCGACCTGCTGGGCCCCGACGCGGAACTCGCCGACGGCGCATGGGCCGAGCCGTGGATCTTCTCCCTCGCCGGCCCCATCTACGCGGGGACCAACGAGATCCAGCGCGACATCATCGCCGAGCGGCTGCTCGGCCTCCCGAAGGGCCGCCGCTGA
- a CDS encoding acyl-CoA dehydrogenase family protein — MRFLPTEEQSDFARTLHGLLAASDVPAAVRAWGAGDHTPGRALWARIAATGLFALAADEAHEGMGLMPLEMAGGFVELGRAGVPGPVVETAAAAVLLTRLGDEALAKRFLPGLAAGETSATLTLPGAGPYALDADAATHLFTVSAAGELRLAAGAGPLRTSIDPARRLALPDAGGELLAAGPAVITAARDAADWARLLTAAQCLGTGEALLARTVEYAKQRTQFGTAIGGFQAVKHRLADTLIGLEFARPLLWAAALSLAPGEVAAAKLTAGEAAYAAAMTALQLHGAVGYTEELDLSLWLRKARPLRDAWGSPSQCRAAVLQERLR; from the coding sequence ATGCGCTTCCTGCCGACCGAAGAACAGTCGGACTTCGCCCGCACCCTGCACGGCCTGCTCGCCGCCTCGGACGTCCCCGCGGCGGTACGGGCCTGGGGCGCGGGCGACCACACCCCCGGCAGGGCCCTGTGGGCGCGGATCGCCGCCACCGGACTGTTCGCCCTCGCGGCCGACGAGGCCCACGAAGGCATGGGCCTGATGCCCCTGGAGATGGCGGGCGGCTTCGTGGAACTGGGCCGCGCCGGGGTCCCCGGCCCGGTGGTGGAGACGGCCGCCGCCGCCGTACTCCTCACCCGGCTCGGCGACGAAGCACTGGCCAAGCGGTTCCTCCCCGGGCTGGCGGCGGGGGAGACCTCGGCCACCCTCACCCTGCCCGGCGCAGGCCCGTACGCCCTGGACGCCGACGCGGCCACCCACCTCTTCACGGTGTCGGCGGCCGGCGAGCTACGGCTGGCCGCCGGAGCCGGCCCGCTGCGCACCTCCATCGACCCCGCCCGCCGCCTGGCCCTCCCGGACGCCGGCGGCGAACTCCTCGCCGCGGGCCCCGCGGTGATCACGGCGGCCCGGGACGCCGCGGACTGGGCCCGGCTGCTGACCGCCGCCCAGTGCCTCGGAACGGGCGAGGCCCTTCTCGCGCGCACGGTGGAGTACGCGAAGCAGCGCACCCAGTTCGGCACGGCGATCGGCGGCTTCCAGGCGGTCAAGCACCGGCTGGCCGACACCCTCATCGGCCTGGAGTTCGCCCGGCCCCTGCTGTGGGCGGCCGCGCTCTCCCTGGCCCCCGGGGAGGTCGCCGCGGCGAAGCTGACCGCGGGCGAGGCGGCGTACGCGGCCGCCATGACCGCGCTCCAGCTCCACGGCGCCGTCGGCTACACCGAGGAGCTCGACCTCTCCCTGTGGCTGCGCAAGGCCCGCCCACTGCGCGACGCCTGGGGGAGCCCCTCGCAGTGCCGGGCGGCGGTGCTTCAGGAGCGGTTGCGGTAG